A genomic region of Leptotrichia hofstadii contains the following coding sequences:
- a CDS encoding AAA family ATPase, with protein sequence MKKGIGIGVEDFSEVIKENCYYIDKTKWIGEILEDKSKIKLFTRPRRFGKTLNMSMLKYFFNVENKEENKKLFSGLDIEKSEYISEQGQYPVIFISLKSIKAKTWEEAIQEIRLLILELFSEYKYLLEDLDEYDLPRFKKYLLGNADFSELKNALLFLTRILFQKYKKEVILLIDEYDSPLISAYEHHYYSDAIAFFKVFYGEALKTNQYLKMGVMTGIIRVIKAGIFSDLNNLRVYSILNRQYPDFFGFNGEEVEKSLKDFDIEYKLSDVKLWYNGYKFGNSEVYNPWSILNFLKDGKLAPYWIDTSGNFLINQILKNTDSEIMETLEALFNGETVEENISDNSDLSSLLGQEEIWELLLFSGYLTIDEKIGEDYEDVYSLRLPNREVREFFRKKFIDVNFGESMFRKAMEGLKNLKFDIFQKYLQNILLKSTSFMDTKNEDFYHGLVLGMMFYLDNHYYVKSNEESGLGRYDVVIEPKNKNNRGFILEFKVVKNEDDLEKVSEEAIEQIIEKKYDIGLRDRGIKDVTFVGVAFCGKVVKVSYR encoded by the coding sequence ATGAAAAAAGGTATAGGAATTGGAGTAGAAGATTTTAGTGAAGTAATAAAAGAGAATTGCTATTATATTGACAAGACAAAATGGATAGGAGAAATTTTAGAGGATAAATCAAAAATAAAGTTATTCACACGTCCAAGAAGATTTGGGAAAACGCTTAATATGTCGATGTTAAAATATTTTTTTAATGTTGAAAATAAAGAAGAAAATAAAAAGTTATTTAGTGGACTTGATATTGAAAAATCTGAATATATATCTGAACAGGGACAGTATCCAGTAATTTTTATTTCACTGAAAAGCATAAAGGCAAAAACTTGGGAGGAAGCAATACAGGAAATTAGACTGCTGATTTTAGAATTGTTTTCTGAGTACAAGTATCTTTTAGAGGATTTGGATGAGTATGATTTGCCTAGATTTAAGAAGTATTTACTGGGCAATGCAGATTTTTCTGAGTTAAAAAATGCCTTGCTGTTTTTAACTAGAATATTATTTCAGAAGTATAAAAAAGAAGTTATCTTATTAATTGATGAATACGACAGTCCTTTAATTTCTGCTTATGAACATCATTACTATAGCGATGCCATCGCATTTTTTAAAGTATTTTACGGAGAAGCGCTGAAAACTAACCAGTATTTAAAAATGGGAGTTATGACTGGGATTATAAGGGTTATTAAGGCTGGAATATTTTCTGACTTAAATAATTTACGCGTTTATTCTATTTTAAATAGACAGTATCCTGATTTTTTTGGATTTAACGGAGAGGAAGTTGAAAAGTCGCTTAAAGATTTTGATATTGAATACAAACTTTCTGATGTCAAGTTATGGTATAATGGATATAAATTTGGAAATTCCGAAGTATATAACCCTTGGAGCATTTTAAATTTCTTAAAAGATGGGAAGTTAGCTCCTTACTGGATTGATACTTCTGGAAATTTCTTGATTAATCAAATTTTAAAAAATACAGATTCTGAAATTATGGAAACTTTGGAAGCTCTTTTTAATGGAGAAACTGTTGAAGAAAATATCAGTGATAATTCCGATTTATCCAGTTTATTGGGGCAAGAGGAAATTTGGGAACTTCTTTTATTTAGCGGATATTTAACTATTGATGAAAAAATTGGGGAAGACTATGAGGATGTGTATTCCTTGAGATTGCCTAATAGGGAGGTAAGGGAGTTTTTTAGGAAAAAATTTATTGATGTAAATTTTGGGGAAAGTATGTTTAGAAAGGCTATGGAAGGGCTTAAAAATCTTAAATTTGATATTTTTCAAAAATATTTACAAAATATTTTATTAAAATCAACAAGTTTTATGGATACTAAAAATGAAGACTTTTATCATGGATTAGTCTTAGGAATGATGTTTTATCTAGATAATCATTATTATGTAAAATCTAATGAAGAAAGTGGCCTTGGAAGATACGATGTTGTAATTGAGCCAAAGAATAAGAACAATAGAGGTTTTATTCTGGAGTTTAAAGTTGTGAAAAATGAAGATGATTTGGAGAAAGTCTCGGAAGAGGCGATAGAGCAGATAATAGAGAAGAAGTATGATATTGGGTTAAGAGATAGAGGTATTAAGGATGTTACTTTTGTTGGAGTTGCTTTTTGTGGAAAAGTGGTAAAAGTCAGTTACAGATAG
- the yaaA gene encoding S4 domain-containing protein YaaA, whose translation MKNINNEIEEVVINTEFIKLDQLLKWANFTGSGVEAKMFILNGEVKVNDAVETRRGKKIYDGDIVEFAGEKVIVRAKH comes from the coding sequence ATGAAAAATATAAATAATGAAATAGAAGAAGTTGTTATAAATACTGAATTTATAAAATTGGATCAGCTTTTGAAGTGGGCAAACTTTACAGGTTCTGGAGTGGAAGCGAAAATGTTTATTTTGAATGGAGAAGTGAAAGTGAATGACGCTGTGGAAACTAGACGTGGGAAAAAAATTTATGATGGGGATATTGTGGAGTTTGCTGGAGAAAAAGTTATTGTAAGGGCAAAGCATTAA
- a CDS encoding DciA family protein, which produces MEGIKDLKNLALEAIEKRSSLLKNEKYILWKIKKNWKQIVSGPIGEKTYPKSLFDGNLVVVINDGVIYHTTIMYAENIKEKINTFLNGKFLESIEFSKINYKIKRDLLDELIENEENRGTIRAGEIPRGNVREKNRNIDSENKIAEKVKDIVLLPEEVKEIHENIDKIDKKYEDIAKKLEKIAIKLKKREKYLKNNGYIQCENCKILFLQENKEKMCFECRMNEKNRKFQKMADLIRNKPYISEKQAVRMTNTDKSTYYKARDILAQQTYNDMLYYCLEKNREISLNEDYEFEIRSESREDVEKFIKNYVDYKIGSDNEEVFKIERKWALRRLRKDMKFRIENNRRY; this is translated from the coding sequence ATGGAAGGAATTAAGGATTTAAAGAATTTGGCACTGGAAGCAATTGAGAAAAGAAGTTCGCTTTTGAAAAATGAAAAATATATTTTGTGGAAAATCAAGAAAAATTGGAAGCAGATTGTGAGTGGGCCAATCGGTGAGAAAACTTATCCAAAAAGTCTATTTGATGGAAATCTTGTTGTGGTTATCAATGATGGCGTTATTTATCACACGACAATAATGTATGCGGAAAATATAAAGGAAAAAATAAACACATTTTTGAATGGGAAATTTTTGGAAAGTATCGAATTTTCGAAGATAAATTACAAAATAAAGCGTGATTTGCTGGATGAACTTATTGAAAATGAGGAAAATAGAGGGACAATTCGGGCTGGGGAAATTCCAAGAGGAAATGTTAGGGAAAAAAATAGAAATATTGATTCTGAAAATAAAATTGCGGAAAAAGTAAAGGATATTGTGCTTTTGCCTGAAGAAGTTAAGGAAATTCATGAGAATATTGATAAAATTGATAAAAAGTATGAAGATATTGCCAAAAAGCTGGAAAAAATTGCAATAAAACTGAAAAAGAGGGAAAAATATCTGAAAAATAATGGATATATTCAATGTGAAAACTGTAAAATTTTATTTTTGCAGGAAAACAAGGAGAAAATGTGTTTTGAGTGCAGAATGAATGAAAAAAATAGAAAATTTCAGAAAATGGCAGATTTAATAAGAAATAAACCGTATATTTCCGAAAAACAGGCAGTCCGAATGACAAATACTGACAAATCTACATATTACAAGGCAAGAGACATCTTGGCACAGCAGACTTACAATGATATGCTTTATTACTGCCTTGAAAAAAACAGGGAAATTTCTTTAAATGAAGATTATGAGTTTGAAATTCGGAGTGAGTCGAGAGAAGATGTGGAAAAATTTATAAAAAATTATGTAGACTATAAGATTGGGAGTGACAATGAGGAAGTTTTTAAGATTGAGAGAAAGTGGGCTTTGAGAAGATTAAGAAAGGATATGAAATTTAGAATTGAGAACAATAGGAGGTATTGA
- the recF gene encoding DNA replication/repair protein RecF (All proteins in this family for which functions are known are DNA-binding proteins that assist the filamentation of RecA onto DNA for the initiation of recombination or recombinational repair.) has translation MYLDQISFNNFRCLADGKLKFDRYFNLIYGKNGQGKTSLIEAVHFLATGKSFRTKKVKEIRKYNLNRLIVFGKYKNKDLSENAIAIDVNEDKKDFYIDREKDKYINYVGLLNIISFIPEDIELIIGNPGVRRNFFNYEISQAKKEYLQSIVNFEKILKVRNKLIKEKKTGEEIYKIYNEKFIEEGLNIVLNRQEFIKKISILLNLNYRKLFDENSELKLKYDCFLGDVEKKTREELKEKFEVLCKRKSEREKFLGYSLLGPQKDDFIFELNGKNAKAYSSQGEKKSIIFSLKISEIDILIKEKKEYPIFLMDDIASYFDEVRKKSILSYFENKKIQCFITSTEDLGIEGKKFIVEKGKIIDE, from the coding sequence ATGTATTTGGATCAGATTAGTTTTAATAACTTTCGTTGCCTTGCGGATGGGAAATTGAAGTTTGACAGGTATTTTAATTTAATATATGGGAAGAATGGACAGGGGAAGACATCGCTTATTGAGGCTGTTCATTTTTTGGCTACTGGGAAAAGCTTTAGGACTAAGAAAGTGAAAGAGATTCGAAAGTATAATTTGAACAGGCTGATTGTATTTGGGAAATATAAAAATAAAGATTTATCGGAAAATGCTATTGCTATTGATGTTAATGAGGATAAGAAAGATTTTTACATTGATAGGGAAAAAGATAAATATATAAACTATGTGGGGTTACTTAACATTATTTCATTTATTCCTGAGGATATTGAACTGATTATTGGGAATCCTGGCGTTAGGAGAAACTTTTTTAATTACGAGATTTCACAGGCAAAAAAGGAGTATTTGCAGTCGATTGTGAATTTTGAGAAAATATTGAAGGTGCGGAACAAGCTTATAAAGGAAAAAAAGACTGGCGAGGAAATTTATAAGATTTATAACGAAAAATTTATAGAGGAAGGGCTAAATATTGTTTTAAATCGGCAGGAATTTATAAAAAAAATATCAATTTTATTAAACTTGAATTATCGTAAGTTATTTGATGAAAATTCAGAGCTGAAATTAAAATACGACTGTTTTCTTGGGGATGTGGAAAAGAAGACTAGAGAAGAGCTGAAGGAAAAATTTGAAGTGCTATGCAAAAGGAAAAGTGAAAGGGAAAAATTTCTTGGATACAGCCTGCTTGGCCCTCAAAAAGATGATTTTATCTTTGAGCTGAATGGAAAAAACGCAAAGGCATATTCTTCACAAGGGGAGAAAAAATCTATAATATTCTCGCTAAAAATTTCAGAAATTGATATTTTAATAAAGGAAAAAAAGGAATACCCGATATTTCTGATGGATGATATTGCTTCATATTTTGATGAAGTGAGAAAAAAAAGTATTTTAAGCTATTTTGAAAATAAAAAAATCCAATGTTTTATAACTTCGACAGAGGATTTGGGCATAGAGGGGAAAAAATTTATTGTGGAAAAGGGGAAGATTATTGATGAGTAA
- the mnmG gene encoding tRNA uridine-5-carboxymethylaminomethyl(34) synthesis enzyme MnmG yields MKNYDIIVVGAGHAGVEAALAAARHGLKTALFTIYLDNIAMMSCNPSVGGPGKSHLVSELGMLGGEMARHIDNYNLQLKNLNHTKGLASRITRAQADKYWYRIKMREIIEKQENLDLVQGIVVDLIVENKKVMGVEDNLGIKYGAKAVVLCTGTFLGGEYVMGDVKYSSGRQGEPASVDLPGRLVEYGFELDRYQTATPPRIAKSSIDFSKTEELKGEDKPRYFSYETKKEYNSTLPTWLTFTTPETIRVGQEMLKYSPIVTGIVSTKGPRHCPSLDRKIMNFPEKTNHQIFLEQESVESDEIYINGFTTAMPPFAQEAMLKTISGLENAKIVRYGYAVEYNFVPAYQLKLTLETKVLDGLYTAGTINGTSGYEEAACQGFMAGVNAARKILGKKEIVIDRSEGYIGVLIDDIINKKTPEPYRVLPSRAEYRLTLRQDNIFIRLLEKAKEIELLNAEKLTELENTCQEIENEVERLKGITVYPTKENNEKLLEIVEKQNQSESAEIEKTSKNSMNSPVSAFEFLARKEINYNNLSEFVETVKLSDLAKEQVEINAKYNVFIEREKAQIEKFKKLEKMIIPKDFDYESVKGLSNIAISGLMYGQPETIGQASRISGVTYNDISLLIVILKN; encoded by the coding sequence ATGAAAAATTATGACATAATTGTTGTTGGAGCGGGGCATGCTGGGGTGGAAGCTGCACTTGCGGCGGCAAGGCATGGACTGAAAACAGCGTTATTTACAATATATCTTGACAATATTGCAATGATGTCGTGCAATCCGTCAGTTGGAGGTCCTGGAAAAAGCCATCTGGTGTCGGAACTTGGAATGCTTGGTGGAGAAATGGCAAGGCATATTGACAATTACAACTTGCAGTTAAAGAACTTGAATCATACGAAGGGACTTGCTTCACGAATTACAAGGGCTCAAGCCGATAAATACTGGTATAGGATTAAAATGCGGGAAATTATCGAAAAGCAGGAAAATCTGGATTTGGTGCAAGGAATTGTTGTGGATTTGATTGTGGAGAATAAGAAAGTTATGGGAGTTGAAGACAATCTTGGGATAAAATATGGGGCAAAGGCTGTTGTTTTGTGTACAGGAACGTTCTTAGGCGGAGAATATGTCATGGGGGATGTAAAATATTCGTCAGGGCGGCAAGGAGAGCCTGCGAGCGTTGATTTACCTGGTAGGCTTGTGGAATATGGCTTTGAGCTGGATAGATACCAGACTGCCACTCCTCCTAGAATTGCCAAATCTTCAATTGATTTTTCAAAAACAGAGGAATTAAAGGGAGAAGATAAGCCACGATATTTTTCTTACGAAACAAAAAAAGAATATAATTCAACTTTACCAACTTGGCTTACATTCACCACACCTGAAACAATACGAGTGGGACAGGAAATGTTAAAATATTCGCCAATTGTTACAGGAATTGTAAGTACGAAAGGTCCACGGCACTGCCCTTCCCTTGACAGAAAGATTATGAATTTTCCAGAAAAGACTAATCATCAGATATTTCTGGAGCAGGAATCTGTAGAATCTGACGAAATCTATATAAACGGATTTACGACAGCAATGCCTCCTTTTGCACAGGAAGCGATGTTAAAGACAATCAGCGGGCTAGAAAATGCTAAAATTGTACGTTACGGTTATGCTGTGGAATATAACTTTGTACCTGCTTATCAGTTAAAATTGACTCTTGAAACAAAAGTTCTGGATGGACTTTACACAGCGGGAACGATTAATGGAACGAGCGGATATGAAGAGGCCGCTTGTCAAGGATTTATGGCGGGAGTGAATGCTGCGAGAAAAATTTTAGGGAAAAAGGAAATTGTGATTGACAGAAGTGAGGGATATATCGGGGTTTTGATAGACGATATAATAAACAAAAAAACGCCAGAGCCTTATCGTGTACTGCCTTCAAGAGCTGAATACAGACTGACTTTGCGTCAAGACAACATTTTTATAAGACTTTTGGAAAAAGCGAAGGAAATTGAGCTATTAAATGCCGAAAAATTGACAGAACTTGAAAATACGTGTCAGGAAATTGAAAATGAAGTTGAAAGATTGAAAGGAATTACGGTTTATCCGACTAAGGAAAATAATGAAAAATTACTTGAAATTGTAGAAAAACAAAATCAATCTGAAAGTGCGGAAATTGAAAAAACTAGTAAAAATAGCATGAACAGCCCTGTTTCAGCTTTTGAATTTCTTGCGAGAAAAGAAATTAACTATAATAATTTAAGTGAATTTGTGGAAACTGTGAAATTGTCGGATTTAGCGAAGGAGCAAGTGGAAATAAATGCGAAATATAACGTATTTATTGAAAGGGAAAAGGCGCAGATTGAGAAATTTAAAAAACTGGAAAAAATGATAATTCCAAAGGATTTTGACTATGAAAGCGTAAAAGGGCTTAGCAATATCGCTATTTCTGGGCTTATGTACGGACAGCCTGAAACGATTGGGCAGGCTAGCAGAATTAGTGGAGTTACTTATAATGATATTTCGCTTTTAATTGTGATTTTGAAGAATTAA
- a CDS encoding tetratricopeptide repeat protein, giving the protein MYIEELLKEADKSMENYKYEDALVYLKSVLEIDENNYSALMTLSKIYSDFGMFEQAKEYAEKLQKKYPDSRDTLFTLGFVYQSLGRLKKAISLYKKFLEIEKNYFVYLNMGMSYALLKYYRKAIENIDKAIEMEPESSEAYVEKGDCLTMMGRYDEAISEYKKLLNAKFNEVEEFSLYARMGDTMAYSNNIKGVVKYYNIAINCENVEDYIFEDYFEILFRAEEFEEIKLLLLNYENATNENKGLSRIKMLNLQGRFFVKTEDYENAQKVCDKMIILEPENIRHYVNLVYVLELQHKYDKALEYVAKMAKFTEDKDFLKELKKRLRKNKRKFEKENEKSLENKEK; this is encoded by the coding sequence ATGTATATAGAAGAATTATTAAAAGAAGCGGATAAATCAATGGAAAATTACAAGTACGAGGATGCACTTGTGTATTTGAAGTCAGTACTTGAAATCGATGAGAACAATTATTCGGCGCTTATGACACTTTCTAAGATTTATTCAGACTTTGGAATGTTTGAACAGGCGAAGGAATATGCTGAAAAATTGCAGAAAAAGTATCCTGATAGCAGGGATACGCTTTTTACATTGGGATTTGTATATCAGTCGCTTGGAAGATTGAAAAAGGCGATTTCGCTTTATAAAAAATTTCTGGAAATAGAAAAAAATTATTTTGTGTATCTGAATATGGGAATGTCCTACGCTTTGTTAAAGTATTATAGAAAGGCGATAGAAAATATTGATAAGGCCATAGAAATGGAGCCTGAAAGCTCAGAAGCATACGTGGAAAAAGGTGATTGCCTTACAATGATGGGCAGATACGACGAAGCAATTTCTGAATACAAAAAACTTTTAAATGCAAAATTTAACGAAGTCGAAGAATTTTCCCTCTACGCACGAATGGGCGATACAATGGCGTATTCAAATAATATAAAAGGAGTTGTAAAATATTATAATATAGCTATAAATTGTGAAAATGTGGAAGATTATATATTTGAAGATTATTTTGAGATATTGTTTAGAGCGGAGGAGTTTGAGGAAATAAAACTTCTGCTTTTAAATTATGAGAATGCAACGAATGAAAATAAAGGGCTTTCAAGAATAAAAATGCTGAATTTGCAAGGAAGGTTTTTTGTGAAAACAGAAGATTATGAAAATGCACAGAAGGTTTGTGATAAAATGATTATTTTAGAACCTGAAAATATTCGCCATTATGTGAATTTGGTATACGTGCTGGAATTACAGCATAAATATGACAAAGCGCTTGAATATGTGGCTAAAATGGCTAAATTTACAGAAGATAAGGACTTTTTGAAGGAATTGAAAAAGAGATTGAGAAAAAATAAGAGAAAATTTGAAAAGGAAAATGAGAAAAGTTTAGAAAATAAAGAAAAGTAA
- the dnaA gene encoding chromosomal replication initiator protein DnaA, which translates to MDIEKLWEKIKKIMKKRVNEAEFEAFFNNVEVGKLEDGKLTLVCNSKLIQQNMEKHKSQMEDIVEIVTDEEVTINFEVKQQDVMTYKPETHSFSKDTKEKIQVFHTGLNPKHRLDNFVVGENSKLAYNACLAVVNNPTPVYNPLFIYGSSGLGKTHLMQAVGNAILENNPSKRVYYSTSEEFSNEFFKVLNSGRIQNFRDTFRALDVLLLDDIQFFEKVFGRGEGTVEEEFFHTFNKLQELGKQIIMISDKSPKEIKNLSKRLESRFLSGLTVEIQSPGYETRMMILKNMAKTQGIEIDDSILEYISDSLDTNVRELEGTLTNLNARAKLLNEQITMQLVQEMLMHNVKREQSKVTAKKVIEMISAQYGVSVTDMKSKKRQKKIVETRQIAMYLLKNNDELDLSLTAIGGLFGGKDHSTVISSIRKIDKKTKEDVVFKKEIEALNKKIFRA; encoded by the coding sequence ATGGATATTGAGAAATTGTGGGAAAAAATAAAGAAAATAATGAAAAAAAGAGTAAACGAGGCAGAATTTGAGGCATTTTTTAACAATGTGGAAGTAGGAAAGCTGGAAGATGGAAAACTTACACTTGTATGCAATTCAAAGCTGATACAGCAGAATATGGAAAAGCATAAAAGCCAGATGGAAGATATTGTGGAAATTGTAACAGATGAGGAAGTTACAATAAACTTTGAAGTAAAACAGCAGGATGTAATGACATACAAGCCTGAAACACATAGTTTTTCAAAAGATACAAAGGAAAAAATCCAAGTTTTCCACACAGGCTTAAATCCTAAACATAGGCTAGACAATTTTGTTGTAGGGGAAAATAGTAAACTTGCATATAACGCCTGTCTTGCAGTTGTCAACAATCCAACGCCAGTTTATAACCCGCTTTTTATCTATGGAAGTTCAGGACTTGGTAAAACCCATTTGATGCAAGCTGTGGGAAATGCAATATTGGAAAATAATCCAAGCAAGCGTGTATATTACTCAACTTCAGAAGAATTTTCAAATGAATTTTTTAAAGTTTTGAACAGTGGACGTATTCAGAATTTTCGTGATACATTCCGTGCTTTAGATGTACTTCTTCTAGATGATATACAATTTTTTGAAAAGGTGTTTGGACGTGGTGAAGGAACTGTGGAAGAAGAATTTTTCCACACATTTAACAAGTTGCAGGAACTTGGAAAACAGATAATAATGATAAGTGACAAGTCGCCAAAGGAAATAAAAAATCTGTCAAAACGTCTGGAATCAAGATTCTTGTCTGGCTTAACGGTGGAAATTCAAAGCCCAGGCTACGAAACCCGTATGATGATTTTGAAAAATATGGCAAAGACACAAGGAATTGAAATAGATGACAGCATTCTTGAATACATATCAGATTCTCTTGATACAAATGTAAGGGAATTGGAAGGAACATTAACAAACTTAAACGCACGTGCAAAACTTTTAAACGAACAGATAACAATGCAGCTGGTACAGGAAATGCTTATGCACAATGTAAAACGTGAACAGTCCAAAGTAACAGCCAAAAAAGTAATAGAAATGATTTCTGCACAATATGGTGTCAGCGTAACTGACATGAAATCCAAAAAACGTCAGAAAAAAATAGTAGAAACAAGACAAATCGCTATGTATTTGTTAAAGAATAATGATGAGCTGGATCTAAGCCTAACAGCAATTGGAGGACTTTTTGGCGGAAAAGATCACAGTACAGTTATAAGCAGTATCAGAAAAATTGATAAAAAAACGAAGGAAGATGTTGTGTTTAAAAAAGAAATTGAAGCTTTGAACAAGAAAATTTTTAGAGCTTAG
- a CDS encoding B12-binding domain-containing radical SAM protein, which yields MKMLFIYPGFGKKKGQKYIFQLRTFEPLTFAYLRALTPYDIECELIDERIEAIDYDNDADIVVITLETYTARHGYEIAKRFREKGKKVIVGGTHASLVPDEAMKHADSVVTGYADDIWGKIIEDYRNGTEKKLYIGGLSNKFLIPDRSIFKKKYLISVVETGRGCPHHCEFCAISAVNKKRYAKRPVDSVIEELKHIKSKYIFFADDNFVADPKYALELCKKIKPLKKKWISQGAITMAKNEKLLEAMRDSGCLFILIGYESINKEALDNMKKEWSYKLGDIEESTRIIHKYNIGIYATFVFGFEEKIGTTFEDTVKFAQKNHLEFVQFNYLVPFPNTELYFKMEKEGRLLYKKWWLEPQKYSYLFFEPYDISTNEFRDRCIAVRYAYHSVKNILGRTFDVLKRTKNIPFSIMYLFLSFGQKAVIKKFQDLPIGDNLDEKIR from the coding sequence ATGAAGATGTTGTTTATTTATCCTGGATTTGGAAAGAAAAAGGGACAGAAATATATTTTTCAGCTGAGGACGTTTGAGCCGCTTACGTTTGCTTACTTGCGGGCATTGACTCCTTATGATATTGAGTGTGAGCTGATTGATGAGAGGATTGAGGCAATTGACTATGATAACGATGCAGATATTGTTGTAATTACTTTGGAAACGTATACGGCACGGCACGGATATGAGATTGCTAAAAGATTTAGGGAAAAAGGAAAGAAAGTTATTGTTGGGGGGACACATGCTTCGCTTGTGCCAGATGAGGCTATGAAGCATGCAGATTCTGTAGTTACGGGATATGCTGATGATATTTGGGGGAAAATTATTGAGGATTATAGGAATGGAACGGAAAAGAAACTTTATATTGGTGGGCTTAGCAATAAATTTTTAATACCGGACAGAAGTATTTTTAAGAAAAAATATTTAATTTCAGTTGTGGAAACTGGGCGTGGGTGTCCTCATCACTGTGAATTTTGCGCAATTTCGGCAGTTAATAAGAAACGGTATGCTAAAAGACCTGTTGATAGTGTAATTGAGGAATTGAAGCATATAAAGTCAAAATATATATTTTTTGCTGATGATAACTTTGTTGCAGATCCGAAATATGCATTGGAGCTTTGTAAGAAAATAAAGCCGTTAAAGAAAAAATGGATTTCGCAAGGGGCCATAACGATGGCAAAAAACGAGAAACTGCTTGAGGCTATGCGAGATAGCGGATGCCTTTTTATTTTAATAGGATATGAGTCAATAAATAAAGAGGCTCTTGACAATATGAAAAAGGAATGGAGCTACAAGCTGGGAGATATTGAGGAATCAACACGGATTATACATAAATACAATATTGGAATTTATGCCACATTCGTTTTTGGGTTTGAGGAAAAAATCGGTACTACGTTTGAAGATACTGTAAAATTTGCACAGAAAAACCATCTGGAATTTGTCCAGTTTAACTATCTCGTACCTTTCCCAAATACCGAACTTTATTTTAAAATGGAAAAGGAAGGAAGGCTTTTGTACAAAAAGTGGTGGCTGGAGCCTCAAAAATATTCATATTTATTTTTTGAGCCTTATGATATTTCTACAAATGAGTTTCGTGACAGGTGTATTGCAGTAAGATATGCATATCATTCTGTAAAAAATATTTTGGGAAGAACCTTTGATGTTTTAAAAAGAACAAAAAATATACCATTTTCCATTATGTATCTGTTTTTGAGCTTTGGGCAGAAGGCTGTTATAAAGAAATTTCAAGATTTGCCAATTGGAGATAATTTAGATGAAAAAATTCGGTAA